Proteins encoded together in one Papaver somniferum cultivar HN1 unplaced genomic scaffold, ASM357369v1 unplaced-scaffold_21, whole genome shotgun sequence window:
- the LOC113339491 gene encoding probable WRKY transcription factor 41 has protein sequence MRVQARELVKELQTQLNPTSSSSREVLIARILSSFETSLSMLDRVKLENESTMESPGHVSGSPVSDCESDLYGDGSRKRCRKRLARCTQKVRVCEQTGLEGPLDDGYSWRKYGQKDIIGAKYPRGYYKCTSQKTQGCSAMKQVQRSELDSSIFNVSYIGRHCCVEGSELVSPGRCSPIKQESNNHIINQPREKKSAEETIISFQTSSYLEVVKEENDFGNLKELDSFPSFSFPSLKVENRFLETTSTNFSPTSTSTTAESNYNLEGRNGEQNIFQNTADSHDSKMDEMIVSSPEAHPISVANDSPKTLDSRWDWDFLVDYIPPHFL, from the exons ATGAGAGTCCAAGCAAGAGAGTTGGTAAAGGAACTCCAAACTCAGCTTAACcctacttcatcttcttctcgtGAAGTTCTTATAGCAAGGATCTTATCTTCCTTTGAAACTTCCCTTTCGATGCTAGATCGAGTCAAGTTGGAAAATGAATCAACTATGGAGTCACCGGGTCATGTCAGTGGAAGTCCTGTAAGCGATTGTGAATCGGATCTCTATGGAGATGGTTCAAGAAAGAG ATGTCGGAAAAGGTTGGCGAGATGTACCCAAAAGGTGCGAGTTTGTGAGCAGACAGGCCTGGAAGGACCCCTAGATGATGGATACAGTTGGAGAAAATATGGACAGAAAGATATCATTGGTGCTAAATACCCTAG AGGTTATTACAAGTGTACTTCTCAAAAAACTCAAGGTTGCTCGgcaatgaaacaagttcaacgaTCCGAACTAGATTCGTCCATCTTCAACGTTTCTTATATAGGAAGACACTGTTGTGTTGAAGGCTCGGAGTTAGTATCACCAGGGCGATGTTCACCAATTAAGCAAGAATCTAACAACCATATTATTAATCAACCAAGGGAGAAAAAATCAGCAGAAGAGACAATTATAAGCTTCCAAACGTCTAGTTACCTTGAAGTTGTGAAAGAGGAGAATGATTTTGGCAATCTGAAAGAACTCGATTCTTTTCCTTCTTTCTCTTTCCCATCTTTGAAAGTTGAGAACCGTTTCTTAGAAACTACTAGTACTAATTTTTCTCCTACAAGTACCTCGACAACTGCAGAATCGAACTACAATCTTGAAGGTAGAAATGGTGAACAGAACATATTCCAAAATACTGCTGATTCTCATGACTCTAAAATGGATGAAATGATCGTTTCATCACCAGAAGCCCATCCAATTTCCGTTGCAAATGATTCTCCCAAGACTCTAGACTCACGTTGGGATTGGGATTTCTTAGTAGATTATATCCCTCCACATTTCCTATGA
- the LOC113339295 gene encoding probable WRKY transcription factor 53, with translation MDENMDQKLLIIKEIIQARDLVKELQAQLNPSSFSCHDLITRILCSVETFLSMLERVKMENESNPESPLGYVNGSPNSDLFQGGSRKRKGIVRWTKQVRASAQTGLEGPLDDGYDWRKYGQKDILGAKHPRGYYKCSLRSAQGCLAMKQVQRSELDSSVFDVTYIGKHSCIETSELLSEQYSPIKQEHDQLNRSNYHQEKREDKSFEETYINFQTSSIQVAKDKDKQFKSFPSFSIYSTSSPQPNTGNCSETKDNYFHPSSVKPEIHTPSPSPSPSPSPTFISTPTASESNYKMNSIEGYNIGEDLLQTTADSHDAKDHMMISPTVSATSSANNSYLNLMDSNWEWDFPIEFSPPRF, from the exons ATGGATGAGAACATGGATCAAAAGCTTTTGAttatcaaagagataattcaagCAAGAGATCTAGTAAAGGAACTCCAAGCTCAGCTTAATCCCTCTTCTTTTTCTTGTCATGACTTGATAACTAGAATCTTATGTTCCGTTGAGACTTTTCTCTCGATGCTAGAACGAGTAAAGATGGAGAACGAATCTAACCCGGAGTCTCCCTTGGGTTATGTAAATGGAAGCCCCAATTCTGATCTTTTTCAAGGAGGTTCACGAAAGAG GAAAGGGATTGTGAGATGGACGAAACAAGTACGTGCTTCTGCACAGACGGGACTTGAAGGACCCCTAGATGACGGATACGATTGGAGAAAATATGGGCAGAAAGACATTCTTGGAGCTAAGCACCCTAG AGGTTATTACAAATGTAGTCTTCGAAGTGCTCAAGGTTGCTTAgcaatgaaacaagttcaacgaTCTGAACTAGATTCATCCGTCTTCGATGTTACTTATATTGGAAAACACAGTTGCATTGAAACATCAGAACTTCTTTCAGAGCAATATTCACCAATTAAACAAGAACATGATCAGCTTAATCGCTCAAATTATCATCAAGAGAAAAGGGAGGATAAATCATTTGAAGAGACGTACATAAATTTTCAAACATCAAGTATTCAAGttgcaaaagacaaagataaACAGTTTAagtcttttccttctttttcaatCTATTCTACTAGTTCACCGCAACCCAATACTGGTAATTGCTCGGAGACTAAAGATAATTACTTCCACCCTTCTTCGGTCAAACCTGAAATCCATACTCCTAGTCCCAGTCCTAGTCCTAGTCCCAGTCCAACATTTATAAGCACTCCCACAGCTTCAGAATCCAACTACAAAATGAACAGTATTGAAGGTTACAATATTGGTGAAGATTTACTACAAACTACTGCTGATTCTCATGATGCTAAAGATCATATGATGATTTCACCAACTGTTAGTGCAACTTCGTCCGCGAATAATAGTTACTTGAATCTTATGGACTCTAACTGGGAATGGGATTTCCCAATTGAATTTAGTCCTCCACGGTTCTAA